GTGTCTGCTGTGACCGGGAGAAGAATCAACAGTCCGGCGCCGACCGCGATATTGCCACCCCGGATTCCCCGGTGCGGGTGCTGGTGATTGCCGCCGAAGAGGACTGGGCGATTGCCCAAGCCTGCTGGCAATGGCACAAGCAGCAGGCCGGAAAGGATTAAAATAGGCCCCATAGAGGTTCAGCAGCAGCACCGTGTCAGGGCCGCACATTTTGGTCATTGACAATTACGACAGCTTTACCTACAACCTGGTGCAATACCTGGCGGAACTGGGAGCGGAGGTGCAGGTTTTTCGCAACGACCAGCTCACCCTGGACCAGGTGCGGCAGCTTCAGCCCCAGGGGGTCGTGATTTCCCCCGGCCCCGGTCGCCCCGAAGATGCTGGCATTTCCATGGCGTTAATTCGGGAGTTGGGTGCCACCCTGCCGATTTTGGGGGTATGCCTGGGGCATCAGAGTATTGGGCAGGTCTTTGGCGGTCGGATTGTCGGGGCGCCCACCCTGATGCACGGCAAAACCTCCGAGATTTACCACCGGGGCGTTGGCGTGTTCCAGGGATTGCCCCAGCCCTTTACCGCCACCCGCTACCACAGTTTGGTAATTGAACGGGAGTCCTGCCCTGAGGTGTTGGAAATCACCGCCTGGACCGACGATGGGACGATCATGGGCGTCCGACACAAGCAGTATCCCCACCTGCAGGGCGTCCAATTCCACCCGGAAAGCATCCTGACCACCGCCGGTCATGCGTTGCTGGCGAACTTTTTGCGACAGGTGGGGCGGGAGTAAAATGAAGCTAGAGCGAGCGGGAGAGCCGGTGTGATGGTGATTTGGGTAAACGAACAGCTCGATCCGGGTGGTCTGGTTCACGCCTGCTTGGCCACTTGCGATGAGGAAATCGCCAAACAGTGCTACGAAAATTTTCAGCGAAACTTAACCCCAGCGCAGCGGGCCAGCGGGTGGCAAGTGCGATTGCGGACGGTGCATGCCTGGGAAGACGTACCGGTGACAGCCCAGAAACTGTGCTGAATCTCCCATGACCACGGCGTCCCTGACCCCTAGCCAACAGCGCATCCTCGCTCTCTTGCAGGCCGAAGGACAGGCCTTGTCCGCCCAGGCCATTTATCTGCGGTTAAAACAGTTGCGCCAAGGGGTCGGGCTGGCAACAGTGTACCGGGCGTTGGAGGTATTGAAAAAAAACGGTGTGGTGCAAATGCGGTTGCTCCCAAGCGGCGAGGCCGTCTATAGCGCCCGGCTCCACGACCGCCACCATCTCACTTGTTTGCGCTGTAATGCGTCCATCCCCCTGCGCGATTGCCCTTTGGAAGACCTAGAGCAGTATTTACAAAATATGTACAACTTCAAGGTTTACTACCACACCCTGGAATTTTTTGGGGTTTGTCCTCAGTGTCAGGCGCAGTCGTTGGCCTAGGCCCCTACTGCCTCTTTGGCTGCGTACAGCACTTCGACCGTGATGGTTGTAATTCCCTGTTCACGGGCAAATTTTTCCGTATTGCGTTTGACTTTCCCCCGCACGAAACCTGGCACTTTTTGTAACTCTTTCTGGGCTGCTGCGGTCCAGGTCAAATCAGTCTCTGCTGACAGGGTTTTCGTAATCACCTCTTTGGTGTCGTGGCCGCCGAAAATTTCTAACAGGTGGTCTTCCATTCCCAACGTAAACGAGTGGTAGACCAAATCCGCAATTTGATTGGTGCCTTCATAACCCAAAAAGGGCCGGTATCCTAGGGGAAAGTTCTGGATATGCACCGGTGCGGAGATCACGCCGCAGGGAATGTTCAACCGTTTGCCGATGTGGCGTTCCATTTGGGTGCCGAAAATGGCCGCTGGTTCCACCTGGGCAATCGCATTGGCCACCTGGGTGTGGTCTTCAGTGATGAGTACATCATCACAGTAACCGGCCACCTGCTCCCGGAACCAATCGGCGTCATAGGTGCAATAGGTGCCCGCCCAAACCACATGAATTCCCATCTCTTGCGCGAGAATTCGGGTCATGGCCGCTGCGTGGGTGTTATCCCCAAAAACCACCGCTTTTTTGCCGGTCAAATTCTGGCAATCAATGGAGCGGGAAAACCAGGCTGCCTGGGACTGAAAACGGGTTTGTTCATCAATAAAGGCTTCGTAATCGGCGGGGTAACCCTGGGCATTGAGCACCTGTTGAATCTGGCGGATGCATTGGGCCGTCCCGAGGACCCCCATGGGCGTTGTGGTGACCATGGGTAGGCCGAATCGGTCTTGCAGGTACTGAGCTGCGCGTAAACCCACTTCCCGGTA
The sequence above is drawn from the Gloeomargarita sp. SKYB120 genome and encodes:
- a CDS encoding aminodeoxychorismate/anthranilate synthase component II; the encoded protein is MSGPHILVIDNYDSFTYNLVQYLAELGAEVQVFRNDQLTLDQVRQLQPQGVVISPGPGRPEDAGISMALIRELGATLPILGVCLGHQSIGQVFGGRIVGAPTLMHGKTSEIYHRGVGVFQGLPQPFTATRYHSLVIERESCPEVLEITAWTDDGTIMGVRHKQYPHLQGVQFHPESILTTAGHALLANFLRQVGRE
- a CDS encoding transcriptional repressor; protein product: MTTASLTPSQQRILALLQAEGQALSAQAIYLRLKQLRQGVGLATVYRALEVLKKNGVVQMRLLPSGEAVYSARLHDRHHLTCLRCNASIPLRDCPLEDLEQYLQNMYNFKVYYHTLEFFGVCPQCQAQSLA
- the bchB gene encoding ferredoxin:protochlorophyllide reductase (ATP-dependent) subunit B translates to MKLAYWMYAGPAHIGTLRIASSFQRVHAIMHAPLGDDYFNVMRSMLERERHFTPVTASIVDRHVLAQGSQEKVVDNIVRKDTEDHPDLIILTPTCTSSILQEDLQNFVERATEQTRCDVLLADVNHYRVNELQAADITLAQVVRFYIEKATKQGILQTEKTPYPSVNILGLTTLGFHHQHDRRELTKLMQDLGIQVNLILPLGASVGDIARLPQAWFNLVPYREVGLRAAQYLQDRFGLPMVTTTPMGVLGTAQCIRQIQQVLNAQGYPADYEAFIDEQTRFQSQAAWFSRSIDCQNLTGKKAVVFGDNTHAAAMTRILAQEMGIHVVWAGTYCTYDADWFREQVAGYCDDVLITEDHTQVANAIAQVEPAAIFGTQMERHIGKRLNIPCGVISAPVHIQNFPLGYRPFLGYEGTNQIADLVYHSFTLGMEDHLLEIFGGHDTKEVITKTLSAETDLTWTAAAQKELQKVPGFVRGKVKRNTEKFAREQGITTITVEVLYAAKEAVGA
- a CDS encoding glycogen debranching protein — translated: MVIWVNEQLDPGGLVHACLATCDEEIAKQCYENFQRNLTPAQRASGWQVRLRTVHAWEDVPVTAQKLC